Proteins encoded by one window of Desulfovibrio ferrophilus:
- a CDS encoding ABC transporter substrate-binding protein encodes MFKRLLSTILIVIILGLSVACDRTGIEADGPAQTPPGVTDSEILIGSSLALSGHASYLGKQTMLGAMSYLKYINEQGGVHGRAIRVIPYDDKYDPPLCVSNTQKLIIEDKVFSLFSYVGTPTTVKIIPLVDQAKIPLVGMFTGANALREPFQPYIINVRASYYQETAEAVRRFVEDLGFRRIAVFYQYDAYGFDGLKGTEIALKRYGLTPVARGSYTRGTSDIEEGLSRIVSSQAEAVVMIGTYEPCARFILRAHEQGFTPLFHNVSFVGAEELARLLGAEGENVFVTQVVPPPESPESRTLLWGAGEYIDLLRRYYPDERPNSVGLEGYINAKVMVEGLMRAGPDLTREGFIRALESIQDYSLGIANTLSFSAKDHQGFDRVYFTRFTDGKFVLITDWNDVKSNILGDEAAQ; translated from the coding sequence TTGTTCAAGCGGCTCTTATCGACCATCCTGATTGTCATTATCCTGGGCCTGTCAGTTGCGTGCGACAGGACTGGAATCGAAGCCGATGGACCTGCCCAGACGCCACCAGGGGTGACTGACTCCGAAATTCTTATCGGGTCCTCCCTGGCCCTGTCGGGGCATGCCAGTTATCTGGGCAAGCAGACCATGCTCGGAGCCATGAGCTATCTGAAATACATCAACGAGCAGGGCGGGGTGCATGGCAGGGCAATTCGCGTCATTCCCTATGATGATAAATATGATCCGCCATTGTGTGTTTCCAACACTCAGAAGCTGATCATCGAGGACAAAGTCTTCAGCCTGTTCAGCTATGTGGGAACCCCCACCACGGTAAAGATCATTCCACTGGTGGATCAGGCCAAGATTCCGTTGGTTGGCATGTTCACCGGAGCAAATGCGCTACGCGAGCCTTTCCAGCCTTATATCATCAATGTGCGGGCCTCGTATTACCAGGAGACTGCAGAAGCGGTTCGACGTTTTGTTGAGGACCTTGGTTTCAGGCGCATCGCTGTTTTCTATCAGTATGACGCCTACGGCTTTGATGGTCTCAAAGGGACCGAAATTGCACTCAAACGATACGGGTTGACCCCTGTGGCTCGTGGTTCCTACACCCGGGGGACTTCCGACATCGAAGAAGGGCTCTCTCGAATCGTTTCTTCTCAGGCCGAGGCAGTGGTCATGATCGGGACCTATGAACCCTGCGCCAGATTCATCCTGCGGGCTCATGAACAGGGATTTACTCCGCTGTTTCATAACGTGTCCTTCGTGGGCGCCGAGGAACTGGCTCGCCTGTTGGGCGCAGAAGGTGAAAACGTTTTCGTCACCCAGGTTGTTCCTCCGCCGGAATCTCCGGAATCCCGAACCCTGCTCTGGGGAGCCGGGGAATATATTGATTTGCTGCGGAGGTATTATCCGGACGAGCGCCCCAACTCCGTCGGCCTTGAGGGATACATCAATGCCAAGGTCATGGTGGAAGGGTTGATGCGCGCCGGCCCGGATCTGACGCGGGAGGGTTTTATCAGGGCTCTGGAGTCCATTCAGGACTATTCTCTGGGAATCGCCAATACCTTGTCCTTCTCCGCCAAGGATCATCAGGGGTTTGACCGGGTGTATTTTACGCGATTCACTGATGGCAAATTCGTGCTCATTACCGACTGGAATGATGTGAAGAGTAACATTCTCGGCGACGAGGCCGCTCAGTAG
- a CDS encoding sensor domain-containing diguanylate cyclase, which translates to MSVDQTDDRHSQSMHDVTVLYVDADPVAREQAAAILSRMVTDIEVTESVDQALGFMKDNPVDIVITDILAPDLDGIRLIREIRTAMQDIPILLACGVEEPGLLLKAAEQDADRLLLKPLLPDVLVPAIASAVRNVELRRKLEAADGAVRLIMDTSPHFVLLAEDGEVSYVNEGMLAFLGFTTFEDFSRTGAKIGDFIQDLDNEPWPGGDGWLRSVIEDPLDRERMLTIPNLRDPSRRLSSFMIAFKEFPTPGRYLLTLADVTELEDEKRALMDEASTDPLTGALNRRRFMDMLAELEKTATHGGSQYSVIMFDVDHFKRVNDEWGHDVGDVVLKELTKLVLNNARSSDVLARWGGEEFMVLTPNSDHRRANRVAERLRRKVEGYDFPGVPQVISASFGVAQATAGESTSSLLKRVDEALYQAKHLGRNRVVLSSPG; encoded by the coding sequence ATGAGTGTGGACCAGACGGATGACCGGCATTCCCAATCGATGCATGATGTGACCGTGCTGTATGTGGATGCCGACCCAGTGGCGCGCGAGCAGGCCGCTGCTATTCTGAGCCGAATGGTGACGGATATCGAAGTCACGGAATCCGTCGATCAGGCTCTTGGCTTCATGAAGGATAATCCCGTCGATATCGTGATTACGGACATTTTGGCTCCAGATCTTGATGGCATCAGGCTGATTCGGGAGATTCGAACTGCTATGCAGGATATTCCGATATTGTTGGCCTGCGGAGTCGAAGAACCGGGGCTGCTGCTCAAGGCTGCCGAACAAGATGCCGATCGTTTGCTTTTGAAGCCTTTACTGCCAGATGTCTTGGTCCCGGCTATTGCCAGCGCCGTGCGCAATGTGGAACTGCGGCGTAAGTTGGAAGCTGCTGATGGTGCGGTGCGACTGATTATGGACACTTCGCCCCATTTTGTCCTGCTGGCTGAAGATGGAGAGGTCTCTTATGTCAATGAAGGTATGCTGGCCTTTTTGGGCTTCACGACCTTTGAGGATTTCTCCCGGACAGGAGCCAAGATAGGTGATTTTATTCAGGACTTGGACAATGAACCGTGGCCCGGGGGCGATGGCTGGCTCAGGAGCGTCATTGAGGACCCGCTGGACCGGGAGCGAATGCTGACCATCCCCAATCTGCGCGATCCCTCCAGGCGTTTGTCCTCTTTCATGATTGCCTTCAAGGAATTTCCAACCCCAGGGCGCTATCTCTTGACACTGGCAGATGTAACCGAACTGGAGGATGAGAAGCGGGCCTTGATGGACGAAGCCTCCACGGATCCACTGACTGGAGCCCTCAACCGTCGCCGGTTCATGGATATGCTGGCCGAATTAGAAAAGACTGCTACCCACGGAGGCAGCCAGTATTCGGTGATCATGTTCGATGTTGATCATTTCAAGCGTGTGAATGACGAATGGGGCCATGACGTGGGCGACGTTGTCCTCAAGGAGTTGACCAAGCTGGTTCTGAACAACGCACGCAGTTCGGACGTGCTGGCGCGTTGGGGTGGAGAGGAGTTTATGGTCCTGACTCCCAATTCGGACCACCGCCGGGCAAACCGTGTGGCGGAACGGCTGCGGCGTAAGGTAGAAGGATACGATTTTCCAGGTGTTCCCCAGGTGATCAGCGCCAGCTTTGGCGTGGCCCAGGCGACTGCGGGGGAATCCACCTCGTCATTGCTCAAGCGGGTGGATGAAGCCTTGTATCAGGCCAAGCATCTTGGCCGGAACAGGGTTGTGCTTTCATCACCTGGATGA
- a CDS encoding ATP-binding protein, with protein MKRYRNISLKNKIFLSILGVIMVISVIIALLARWILLSSLTSELEHRGVAIAQSVADRGSGYVLDGDFPSLTALIFDVSMLGERRDLVSYIYVAGPEVDVLAHTFIRPFPREILGTNLLAEEVQAPSVRPILMGGETALDIAVPVLEGIYRIATVHVGLNQRHIDNLVSKLRITFLGFITLVIVIIFWISHRISGYITLPVTKLIKMSDEISKGNLNFKLDLGKQYEDLLVDQESGERCPAYHNSDLPCWHVDKTMGPVSEDAPRPKKPPYCRECVIRHKQIGDEVLQLADSFTYMVRSIKLYRNRLNESEAKYRSLFDAGPDPIFVIERSSLDILDVNPRASELYGYGLQEFHGKSFLDLEAEGEMGTLKSFEALTADNGGSVFYPKAIHRKADGQTFFVNMHASATAYGGHEALIVSTTDITDIIEKDAQLIQASKMTTLGEMSAGIAHELNQPLNAIKMGSDFLSMIVGGEGEVPEDQLEQVTGQMSEQVDRATEIINTLRQFGRMSDLTPEKLDINDPVRAIQKIIGRQMELQSIALKLDLGQDLKQIQAHGNRLQQVFFNLVSNARDAINVWSDPEDSDPRERQITIRTFEEDGRVAIAVSDTGVGIDQTQVDKIFEPFFTTKETGKGMGLGLAISYGIVKDYGGEISVTSKIGAGTTFKLMFPPAA; from the coding sequence ATGAAGCGATATAGAAATATCAGCCTGAAGAACAAGATCTTCCTCTCCATTCTTGGAGTGATCATGGTCATTAGCGTGATCATCGCCTTGTTGGCCCGCTGGATTTTGTTGTCCAGTCTGACCAGTGAGTTAGAGCACCGGGGCGTGGCTATTGCCCAATCCGTTGCGGATCGGGGAAGTGGTTATGTGTTGGATGGTGACTTCCCGAGTCTCACTGCGCTGATTTTTGATGTCAGTATGCTGGGTGAACGGCGTGATCTGGTTTCATACATCTATGTCGCGGGGCCGGAAGTCGATGTCTTGGCTCATACGTTTATCCGTCCATTTCCCAGAGAAATTCTTGGGACGAACCTCCTGGCGGAGGAGGTTCAGGCGCCCAGTGTCCGACCGATACTCATGGGTGGGGAGACGGCTCTGGATATCGCGGTTCCCGTGCTTGAGGGAATCTATCGCATCGCCACTGTGCATGTGGGGCTGAACCAGCGCCACATTGATAACCTGGTCTCCAAGCTGCGCATTACCTTCCTGGGATTCATCACCTTGGTTATTGTGATCATTTTTTGGATCAGCCATCGTATCTCCGGATACATCACACTCCCTGTGACCAAGCTGATCAAGATGTCGGATGAAATTTCCAAGGGCAATCTGAATTTCAAGTTGGACCTTGGCAAGCAATACGAAGATTTGCTGGTGGACCAGGAGAGCGGGGAGCGTTGCCCGGCTTATCATAACTCCGATCTTCCATGCTGGCATGTTGATAAGACTATGGGGCCTGTTTCGGAAGATGCCCCGCGGCCCAAAAAGCCGCCATATTGCCGAGAATGTGTTATTCGCCATAAGCAGATTGGTGACGAAGTCCTACAGTTGGCAGACTCGTTCACCTACATGGTTCGCTCCATCAAACTGTATCGGAACAGGCTCAATGAATCCGAGGCCAAGTATCGTTCTCTGTTTGATGCTGGTCCGGATCCGATCTTTGTGATTGAGCGTTCCTCTTTGGATATTCTGGACGTGAATCCCCGGGCTTCGGAACTTTATGGCTATGGGCTTCAGGAGTTTCACGGCAAGTCATTCCTCGACCTGGAAGCCGAAGGAGAAATGGGGACGCTCAAATCCTTTGAGGCTCTTACTGCTGATAACGGCGGTAGTGTGTTCTATCCCAAGGCCATTCACCGCAAGGCCGATGGTCAGACGTTTTTCGTAAACATGCATGCGTCGGCCACCGCCTATGGCGGTCATGAGGCGCTTATTGTTTCCACCACGGATATTACCGATATCATCGAAAAGGATGCCCAGCTTATTCAGGCCAGCAAGATGACCACTCTTGGCGAGATGTCCGCAGGTATCGCCCATGAGTTGAACCAGCCGTTGAATGCCATCAAGATGGGCAGCGACTTTTTGTCCATGATTGTGGGCGGAGAGGGCGAAGTTCCCGAAGATCAGTTGGAACAGGTGACCGGGCAGATGAGTGAGCAGGTGGACCGTGCAACGGAGATCATCAATACTCTGCGCCAGTTTGGCCGTATGTCGGACCTTACCCCGGAGAAGTTGGATATCAATGACCCGGTGCGGGCCATTCAAAAGATCATTGGCCGCCAAATGGAATTGCAGAGCATCGCCCTGAAGCTTGATCTGGGCCAGGACCTGAAGCAAATTCAGGCGCATGGCAATCGTCTGCAACAGGTGTTTTTCAATCTGGTATCCAATGCGCGGGATGCCATCAATGTCTGGTCTGATCCCGAGGACAGCGATCCCCGCGAGCGGCAGATCACCATTCGAACCTTTGAGGAGGATGGGAGGGTGGCCATTGCCGTCAGTGATACCGGAGTGGGTATTGACCAGACCCAGGTTGATAAAATTTTCGAGCCCTTTTTCACCACCAAGGAAACCGGAAAGGGGATGGGGCTGGGGCTTGCGATTTCGTATGGAATAGTGAAAGACTACGGAGGAGAAATCTCCGTTACATCCAAGATTGGCGCGGGTACAACGTTCAAGTTGATGTTTCCCCCCGCGGCATAG
- a CDS encoding response regulator codes for MSKILVIDDEKPTLSMFQLFLGAYGFEVLTAQSGEEGLEVFIDQKPPIVLTDIKMPGMDGLQVLKRIKEIDPLTEVIVITGHGDMDIAIKALNLNATDFINKPIQKNDLDTALRRAKERLQLIQDKEEEVYVRDGDNGVTIVEVRGNVTSRSEPFLVSAYDKVSDGGKIIMHFDESSSINGAGIAVLIQLLSESERRGASVAIAGLSENFRKVFDMVGITKFAAIYDTEEQAIAALEG; via the coding sequence ATGAGTAAAATCCTTGTTATAGATGACGAGAAACCCACTCTGTCAATGTTTCAGTTGTTTCTTGGAGCGTATGGCTTTGAGGTATTGACCGCCCAGAGCGGCGAGGAAGGGTTGGAGGTCTTTATCGACCAAAAGCCACCCATTGTGCTGACGGATATAAAGATGCCGGGCATGGATGGCTTACAGGTCTTGAAGCGCATCAAGGAGATCGATCCGCTGACCGAGGTCATCGTGATCACCGGGCATGGTGACATGGATATTGCCATCAAGGCACTGAATCTGAACGCCACGGACTTCATCAATAAGCCAATTCAGAAAAACGATTTGGATACGGCACTCAGACGCGCCAAGGAACGTCTGCAACTCATCCAGGACAAAGAAGAGGAAGTGTACGTGCGGGATGGCGACAATGGCGTAACCATCGTTGAGGTCCGCGGTAATGTGACTTCACGCTCGGAGCCGTTTCTTGTCTCGGCCTATGATAAAGTGTCTGATGGCGGTAAGATCATTATGCATTTTGATGAAAGCTCGTCCATCAACGGTGCTGGAATCGCTGTTCTGATTCAGCTCTTGTCCGAGAGTGAGCGCCGGGGTGCTTCTGTAGCCATTGCCGGTTTGTCTGAAAATTTCCGAAAGGTGTTCGATATGGTTGGCATTACCAAATTTGCGGCCATCTATGACACTGAAGAACAGGCCATTGCCGCCCTGGAGGGCTAG
- a CDS encoding rhodanese-like domain-containing protein, protein MVSSASSDPSRALEQAERVLADKERKLFQLKALYDTARELATLSSPSHILDTFLLMTMGPLGVSMGFAMCMDSTGGAPRFSHRGLTDVDASALVSGDESISEALFGPSCVNVDGRVEISTSGLDAWPFLPDGVATLVRWCGPGEQAGLLALGQHLVEGGSTADDEEFLSRLVGVLITSLRNALAEEAVALLSRNLAVKNAEYEQALGLTVKAQREVDRRVFHLNTLYEATNELSGIVETRGILDTFLLTSMGAFSARQGGIYLHGETPHLVMRGVTADANADGLGAAELARFFETESERMPIPMSVRVLTGKKVLEGRTFPFKPHVAVAFSVDEQTQGILALGQCLGDQEHAADELDLLKALTSNFLVFLKNARYFEEVNELNKDLVQRNEELNRLLEEVSQCKLELSDVEMAREKILDIIRRETSRSSQVRRTDFVFILLVSLLVGLLFNFSNPNGVNLFPESWIAEPAPLVDVTHARELMLAGAVVVDARPAEFYRQSHIKEAVNVPSTLFDFVYSMRFADIGLATPIIVYGRTMSRRYDEDVAELFKKREFKSVLVLPGGLEDWEERGYPMERAQ, encoded by the coding sequence GTGGTCAGTTCTGCGTCCAGTGATCCTTCCCGGGCTTTGGAGCAGGCCGAGCGCGTCCTTGCGGACAAGGAGCGAAAGCTCTTTCAGCTGAAGGCGTTGTACGATACCGCGCGGGAGCTGGCCACACTCTCAAGTCCCTCCCACATTCTGGATACCTTTCTGCTGATGACCATGGGACCTTTGGGGGTTTCCATGGGTTTTGCCATGTGCATGGATTCCACAGGAGGGGCACCACGATTTTCGCATCGAGGACTCACGGATGTCGATGCTTCAGCCCTTGTCTCGGGCGATGAATCCATCTCTGAGGCTCTTTTTGGACCTTCCTGTGTGAATGTTGATGGGCGAGTGGAGATCAGTACCTCAGGTCTTGATGCCTGGCCCTTTTTGCCTGATGGCGTGGCAACTCTGGTTCGCTGGTGTGGGCCGGGGGAACAGGCTGGACTTTTGGCCCTTGGGCAGCATCTTGTTGAAGGTGGTTCGACGGCTGATGATGAGGAATTTCTCTCTCGCCTGGTGGGGGTGTTGATCACCAGCCTGAGGAATGCCCTAGCCGAAGAGGCTGTGGCCCTTTTGAGTCGGAATTTAGCCGTCAAGAACGCCGAGTATGAGCAGGCGTTGGGATTGACCGTCAAAGCTCAGCGCGAGGTGGATCGTCGGGTGTTTCACCTCAATACACTTTATGAGGCGACCAACGAGCTTTCGGGCATTGTGGAAACCCGAGGCATTCTGGACACCTTTCTGTTGACCTCCATGGGGGCTTTTTCCGCACGGCAGGGAGGAATCTATCTGCATGGAGAGACTCCGCATCTGGTGATGCGCGGAGTGACGGCTGATGCCAATGCTGACGGTCTGGGAGCGGCGGAACTGGCTCGGTTTTTTGAAACCGAAAGCGAGCGGATGCCCATCCCCATGAGCGTGCGAGTGCTGACGGGCAAGAAGGTACTCGAGGGCAGGACATTCCCCTTCAAGCCGCACGTTGCCGTGGCTTTTTCGGTGGATGAGCAGACTCAGGGCATCCTGGCGTTGGGGCAATGCCTGGGCGATCAGGAACACGCTGCCGACGAACTCGATTTGCTCAAGGCACTGACCAGTAATTTTTTGGTCTTCCTGAAGAATGCCAGGTACTTTGAAGAGGTTAACGAACTTAACAAGGATCTTGTCCAACGCAATGAGGAGCTTAATCGCCTGTTGGAGGAAGTCAGCCAGTGCAAGCTCGAGCTTTCCGACGTTGAAATGGCGCGCGAGAAGATTCTGGATATCATCCGCAGGGAAACATCACGTTCTTCGCAGGTGCGACGAACGGATTTTGTGTTCATCCTGCTCGTGTCCCTGCTTGTCGGGTTGTTGTTCAACTTTTCCAATCCCAACGGTGTGAACCTGTTCCCTGAATCCTGGATCGCAGAGCCGGCTCCATTGGTGGACGTGACCCATGCACGCGAGTTGATGCTGGCCGGGGCTGTGGTCGTGGATGCGCGTCCGGCAGAGTTTTATCGCCAGTCGCACATCAAGGAGGCCGTTAACGTGCCCAGCACACTGTTCGACTTCGTGTATTCCATGCGCTTTGCTGATATTGGACTGGCGACCCCCATTATCGTCTACGGGCGTACAATGTCGCGGCGCTACGATGAAGATGTCGCCGAACTGTTCAAAAAGCGTGAGTTCAAGAGTGTCCTTGTTCTGCCTGGTGGTCTCGAGGATTGGGAAGAACGGGGGTATCCTATGGAGCGTGCGCAATGA
- a CDS encoding OmpA family protein: MSRMKCMFILAALAIGVVLMLGAGSAQAKLVPKVDGFVLFTDYSGSMAMRHEAEGVKKITLAKQVLLGMNEKIPALGYEAGMATFAPFEHKWQGKYGKTQIAEAAGSLSEDFPIFGRMTPMGDGFSALAPALEGMNGKVAVIIFSDGVSNEGMDPVAEATTLYQAARGRLCFHVVSFADTAAGQKILDDIAALSGCSVSASGPALLADGAAMDQFVRDVFYDEVADAAPAPVVMEKVDEVIELRIPFDFDSAKIRDDVMPILDEAAEMLMNADRPAILEGHTCNIGPDAYNQGLSERRAQSVKQYLVGKGVPAVRLGTSGMGESMPKYDNNNEEGRKLNRRVEVFLK, from the coding sequence AAATGCATGTTTATCCTCGCCGCGTTGGCCATCGGTGTGGTGCTGATGCTCGGCGCAGGCTCGGCTCAGGCCAAGCTGGTCCCCAAGGTTGACGGCTTTGTGTTGTTTACGGATTACTCCGGGTCCATGGCCATGCGCCATGAAGCAGAAGGAGTGAAGAAGATCACTCTTGCCAAGCAGGTCTTGCTGGGCATGAATGAGAAGATTCCTGCCTTGGGCTATGAAGCCGGAATGGCAACCTTTGCCCCCTTTGAGCACAAGTGGCAGGGCAAGTATGGCAAGACCCAGATTGCCGAAGCTGCGGGAAGTCTGAGCGAAGATTTTCCAATCTTTGGTCGCATGACCCCCATGGGTGATGGTTTTTCCGCCTTGGCTCCTGCGCTGGAAGGGATGAATGGCAAGGTCGCCGTGATTATTTTTTCCGATGGCGTGAGCAACGAGGGGATGGATCCTGTTGCCGAAGCTACGACCCTGTATCAGGCTGCCCGAGGCCGTCTCTGCTTCCATGTAGTTTCCTTTGCGGATACTGCCGCAGGACAGAAGATCCTTGATGATATCGCCGCCTTGTCCGGTTGTTCCGTGTCTGCCTCAGGCCCGGCCCTGTTGGCTGACGGCGCCGCTATGGACCAGTTTGTGCGCGATGTCTTCTATGATGAAGTTGCCGATGCCGCTCCTGCTCCTGTCGTTATGGAGAAGGTCGATGAAGTCATCGAACTGCGCATTCCCTTTGATTTCGATTCTGCCAAGATTCGGGACGACGTGATGCCTATTCTGGATGAGGCCGCTGAGATGCTCATGAATGCCGACCGTCCGGCCATTTTGGAAGGGCATACCTGTAACATCGGTCCCGATGCCTACAACCAGGGCCTGTCCGAACGCCGTGCGCAATCCGTTAAGCAGTATCTGGTGGGCAAGGGTGTTCCTGCTGTCAGGCTTGGGACTTCCGGCATGGGTGAGTCCATGCCCAAGTATGACAACAACAACGAGGAAGGACGCAAGCTGAACCGTAGGGTTGAGGTGTTCCTCAAGTAA
- a CDS encoding helix-turn-helix transcriptional regulator: MKKLLSTKEVAHKLGVNEKMVYTLIAEKGLPASKVTGKWLFPSHLVDQWVESKTINYPEHSQPEPREDLLVICGSNDLLLERTLSLFMELYPDQTAVFGNLGSLGGLKALRRGVCHMASSHLAQDSGEEYNFSFAREVLQELPAVVNFARREQGIILPPGNPKKIGSIADLGSKNLTVVNRPLGTGTRLLFDRMLEAAEVDVSNLKGYGDELPKHIDVGLEVLSGRADCGPAIRPVAGLLGLDFMPLGWERFDLLIPKDRFFDKAVQLFLNMLPDKSIREMASTMSGYDLSMTGKMIFPG, from the coding sequence ATGAAAAAACTCCTGTCCACCAAGGAAGTGGCCCATAAACTCGGCGTCAACGAGAAGATGGTCTACACCCTGATTGCGGAGAAAGGTCTCCCCGCCTCAAAAGTTACTGGCAAATGGCTATTTCCAAGCCATCTGGTGGATCAGTGGGTGGAATCAAAAACCATCAACTACCCCGAACACAGCCAGCCCGAACCCCGCGAGGATCTGCTGGTCATCTGTGGCTCCAATGATCTGCTGCTGGAACGAACGCTTTCCCTGTTCATGGAATTGTACCCGGACCAGACCGCCGTTTTCGGGAACCTCGGCAGTCTAGGAGGACTCAAGGCCCTCAGGCGAGGTGTCTGCCACATGGCTTCCAGCCATCTGGCACAGGACAGCGGCGAGGAATACAACTTCTCCTTTGCACGGGAAGTACTTCAGGAGCTACCGGCAGTAGTCAATTTCGCACGTCGCGAACAGGGGATCATACTGCCCCCTGGCAACCCGAAAAAAATCGGCAGCATCGCTGATCTGGGCAGCAAGAACCTAACCGTTGTCAACCGACCGCTTGGAACAGGCACCCGCCTGCTTTTCGATAGAATGCTTGAAGCCGCAGAGGTCGATGTATCCAACCTGAAAGGATACGGCGATGAACTGCCCAAGCATATAGATGTCGGACTGGAAGTCCTGTCCGGGCGTGCAGATTGTGGCCCTGCCATTCGCCCGGTGGCGGGCCTTTTGGGATTGGACTTCATGCCTCTGGGATGGGAGCGCTTTGACCTGCTGATCCCCAAAGACCGTTTCTTTGACAAAGCGGTACAACTCTTCCTGAACATGTTGCCCGACAAGTCCATTCGCGAAATGGCCAGTACCATGAGCGGCTATGACCTGAGCATGACAGGAAAAATGATCTTCCCGGGCTAA
- the murI gene encoding glutamate racemase: MTTDRTTLPIGVFDSGVGGLTVLKALRERLPHEDFLYLGDTARLPYGTKSPRSIARYALQCTQELVERGVKMLVVACNTASSVALPPLNEAYPDLPVVGVVRPGARAGCLATKTRRIAVLATESTVRGGAYQDAIHELCPQMQVTSLACPLFVALAEEGWTDGPIVEGVAARYLDPLYAKPPEDRPDVIVLGCTHFPVLAPAIAHVAGHGVVVIDSAATTAQEVSECLVDDGLNHPRTGSGSVRFLATDDPQRFARVAATFLGDHLTPGDVTIIDL, translated from the coding sequence ATGACTACGGACCGTACCACACTCCCTATTGGTGTTTTTGATTCTGGCGTTGGCGGCTTGACCGTCCTGAAGGCCCTACGTGAACGCCTGCCCCATGAAGACTTCCTGTATCTGGGTGATACTGCCCGTTTGCCTTATGGCACCAAGAGTCCGCGTTCCATTGCACGCTATGCTTTGCAATGTACTCAGGAACTCGTCGAGCGCGGGGTGAAGATGCTGGTGGTGGCTTGCAATACGGCCTCCAGCGTGGCTTTGCCGCCGCTCAATGAAGCCTATCCTGATTTGCCCGTGGTCGGTGTTGTTCGACCAGGGGCGAGAGCCGGTTGTCTGGCGACGAAGACCCGACGCATCGCCGTGTTGGCTACCGAGAGTACCGTACGCGGTGGGGCGTATCAGGACGCCATCCATGAGCTCTGTCCTCAGATGCAGGTTACCTCTCTGGCTTGTCCGTTGTTCGTGGCGCTGGCCGAAGAGGGCTGGACCGATGGACCCATTGTAGAGGGGGTTGCGGCTCGTTATCTGGACCCTCTGTATGCCAAGCCACCCGAAGATCGCCCCGATGTGATTGTCCTTGGTTGCACGCACTTCCCGGTGTTGGCCCCGGCCATAGCCCACGTTGCTGGGCACGGGGTGGTTGTTATCGATTCTGCCGCTACTACAGCTCAGGAAGTGTCGGAATGCCTCGTGGATGACGGTTTGAACCATCCTCGAACGGGTTCCGGTTCCGTTCGTTTCCTGGCCACTGACGACCCGCAGCGTTTTGCCCGCGTGGCAGCGACTTTTCTGGGGGACCACCTGACTCCGGGTGACGTGACTATCATCGATCTGTAG
- a CDS encoding peroxiredoxin family protein — translation MRRAISLAVFLVLFAGSAGAMNLPEPGTTLPRFAIPMPPLESDQVYLGVHGDSFALSDISADVIILEFSGVYCPICHQQAPDVRKLFKRIQRAGLGDRVKLFSVAGGATQMEVDHVRQQYNAVYPIIRDPDFAVHKVLGEPKTPYTMLLKSDGTVLWAHLGKIADFGEFYTIIQSFL, via the coding sequence ATGCGTCGCGCTATCTCGCTGGCTGTTTTTCTGGTGCTTTTTGCTGGCAGTGCAGGGGCCATGAATCTGCCCGAACCGGGGACGACTTTGCCGCGCTTTGCCATTCCCATGCCCCCGCTTGAATCCGATCAGGTTTACCTTGGGGTGCATGGCGATTCATTTGCTTTGAGTGATATTAGCGCTGATGTGATCATCCTTGAATTTTCGGGTGTCTATTGTCCCATCTGCCATCAGCAGGCCCCCGATGTGCGCAAACTTTTTAAGCGTATCCAGAGGGCCGGTCTGGGGGATCGTGTTAAATTATTCTCTGTGGCTGGTGGGGCGACCCAGATGGAGGTCGATCATGTCAGACAACAATACAATGCGGTGTATCCTATCATCCGTGACCCTGACTTTGCGGTGCACAAGGTTCTAGGTGAACCCAAAACTCCATATACCATGCTGCTCAAGTCCGATGGGACTGTGCTCTGGGCGCATCTGGGTAAAATCGCGGACTTTGGCGAGTTTTATACGATTATTCAATCCTTTCTCTAG
- a CDS encoding MauE/DoxX family redox-associated membrane protein, giving the protein MSLVRKLLTHRYLAFAFRLYLGGLFIYASVYKIQYPAEFAEVIAGYQVVPFWLVNTMAVFMPWIELVTGLLLVAGVRSKSAILAIGVMLIMFTLALGYVIIAEIPIGCGCFTSLEDEVSWKTVVRDLTWLAMAVHVFFFDNVFHLENRYSWKVEEL; this is encoded by the coding sequence ATGAGCCTGGTCCGCAAGCTGCTGACTCATCGCTATCTGGCCTTTGCCTTCCGCCTTTATCTGGGGGGGCTGTTCATCTATGCCAGTGTCTACAAGATTCAGTACCCTGCCGAGTTTGCGGAAGTCATAGCCGGGTATCAGGTCGTTCCTTTCTGGCTGGTGAATACCATGGCTGTCTTCATGCCGTGGATTGAGCTAGTGACTGGACTGCTGCTGGTGGCAGGGGTGCGCAGCAAATCCGCAATATTGGCTATTGGCGTGATGCTTATCATGTTCACCCTGGCTCTTGGATATGTGATTATAGCTGAGATTCCAATTGGTTGCGGATGTTTTACCAGCCTGGAAGATGAAGTTTCGTGGAAGACCGTGGTCCGGGATTTGACGTGGCTCGCAATGGCCGTACACGTTTTCTTTTTTGATAATGTCTTCCATCTGGAGAATCGATATTCTTGGAAGGTCGAGGAGTTATAG